In one Alphaproteobacteria bacterium SS10 genomic region, the following are encoded:
- a CDS encoding TetR/AcrR family transcriptional regulator, whose amino-acid sequence MKELRRKPQNQRSQAIVDAILGAAGQILVEQGYNRFNTNELARRAGVSIGTLYHYFDNKEAIVMALRRLHQRDVRVALVSVLDEAKDLPPLELIRQLVRADIKTHRKDPALHRVLSQEIPHVGPLEQRTENDPENDMTRLYQALHEAVDSLSDPAQRDADTEDEAINQINTSAFIIEALVHAFVVYSDREIPSQQIEDHIMQVVTAYLSSQGPANATVQ is encoded by the coding sequence ATGAAGGAACTTCGTCGGAAACCGCAGAACCAACGATCGCAAGCGATCGTCGATGCGATTTTGGGCGCTGCTGGCCAAATCTTGGTCGAGCAAGGCTATAACCGCTTTAATACCAATGAGTTGGCCCGGCGAGCCGGCGTCTCAATCGGCACGCTCTACCACTACTTCGACAATAAGGAAGCGATTGTCATGGCGCTTCGGCGCCTGCACCAACGTGATGTGCGGGTGGCGCTGGTCAGCGTGCTGGATGAGGCCAAGGATCTGCCACCGCTGGAGCTAATCCGCCAGCTGGTTCGGGCTGATATTAAGACCCACCGCAAGGATCCGGCGTTGCATCGCGTGCTATCGCAAGAGATCCCCCATGTGGGCCCGCTTGAGCAGCGAACCGAGAACGATCCGGAAAACGACATGACGCGCCTCTATCAGGCGTTGCACGAGGCGGTGGATAGCTTAAGCGATCCAGCCCAGCGTGACGCGGACACTGAGGACGAGGCGATCAATCAGATCAACACCAGCGCCTTCATCATCGAAGCCCTAGTCCATGCCTTTGTTGTCTATAGCGACCGTGAGATCCCGTCTCAGCAGATTGAAGATCACATCATGCAGGTGGTCACCGCCTACCTGTCATCGCAAGGACCGGCCAACGCCACCGTTCAGTGA
- the moaE gene encoding molybdopterin synthase catalytic subunit MoaE gives MSVRVGEADFDAGVEIKVLTDGRRDVGGVATFIGLVRDRNEGTGVSDLTLEHYPGMTEKALNAIEQQARERWPLIDVTIIHRVGRLSPGDQIVFVGTTSAHRAAAFEACDFIMDYLKTEAPFWKAETTAEGETRWVEARASDDEAKRRWATD, from the coding sequence ATGTCCGTGCGTGTTGGCGAAGCTGATTTTGACGCGGGCGTTGAGATTAAGGTCCTGACCGACGGGCGACGGGATGTAGGCGGGGTCGCCACCTTCATCGGTCTAGTCCGTGACCGTAATGAAGGAACCGGCGTCAGCGACCTTACCCTCGAGCATTATCCCGGGATGACAGAGAAGGCGCTCAACGCCATTGAACAGCAAGCGCGGGAGCGCTGGCCACTCATCGACGTTACAATCATTCACCGGGTTGGGCGCCTATCGCCCGGCGATCAAATTGTCTTTGTTGGCACCACCTCAGCCCACCGCGCTGCCGCCTTTGAAGCTTGCGACTTCATCATGGATTACCTGAAGACAGAGGCGCCGTTTTGGAAGGCTGAAACCACCGCGGAAGGTGAGACCCGCTGGGTTGAGGCACGCGCCAGTGATGATGAGGCAAAGCGGCGCTGGGCGACCGACTAG
- the moaD gene encoding molybdopterin converting factor subunit 1, producing MSAQTAITIKYFAWVRSRLDLAGETVELSNSATTIADLMTQLAGRSESHAAVFNKPEGLKAAVNQEFAEATTPVKPGDEVAFFPPVTGG from the coding sequence GTGAGTGCCCAGACTGCCATTACCATCAAGTACTTTGCCTGGGTGCGCAGTCGTCTAGACCTGGCTGGTGAAACGGTCGAGCTAAGCAATAGCGCCACCACCATCGCAGATTTGATGACGCAATTGGCTGGACGCTCAGAAAGCCATGCTGCGGTCTTCAACAAGCCCGAGGGCTTGAAGGCTGCCGTGAACCAAGAATTCGCCGAAGCAACCACCCCGGTCAAACCGGGTGATGAGGTGGCCTTCTTCCCACCAGTGACCGGGGGCTAG
- the pgsA gene encoding CDP-diacylglycerol--glycerol-3-phosphate 3-phosphatidyltransferase, with protein sequence MWTLPNILTIGRMVAMIPLGLALAYGGENGAWIAFALFCLMSVSDFLDGWIARRFNMASAFGRVMDPIADKVVVGVMLPLLIGMGLIEGWHTLAVYLILTREFVISGLREFLAGSLVIHVTTLAKWKTTMQLVATGAILLSAAWTPATLSAIGLLWVAALMTVVTGIDYLRQAWPSLSGDEAAS encoded by the coding sequence ATGTGGACCTTACCGAACATACTGACCATTGGCCGGATGGTGGCGATGATCCCGCTGGGCCTCGCGCTTGCCTATGGCGGTGAGAATGGCGCCTGGATTGCCTTTGCCCTGTTCTGCCTAATGAGTGTCAGTGATTTTCTCGATGGCTGGATCGCCCGCCGGTTCAACATGGCATCCGCCTTTGGCCGGGTTATGGACCCGATTGCGGATAAGGTCGTGGTTGGGGTCATGCTGCCACTACTCATCGGCATGGGATTGATCGAGGGCTGGCACACCCTCGCCGTCTATCTGATCCTGACCCGGGAGTTTGTGATCTCCGGCCTGCGAGAGTTCCTGGCTGGAAGCCTCGTCATCCATGTGACAACGCTCGCCAAGTGGAAGACGACCATGCAACTGGTTGCAACGGGTGCGATCCTGCTGTCAGCCGCCTGGACGCCAGCTACCCTGTCCGCAATTGGGTTGCTTTGGGTTGCCGCACTGATGACCGTCGTGACTGGCATCGACTATCTGCGCCAGGCTTGGCCCAGCTTAAGCGGGGATGAGGCCGCATCGTGA
- a CDS encoding sulfotransferase, with amino-acid sequence MVAFLRDKLFGKSKPPATKTSALQNDGFVIRQDQDFDRFVVGIVGIPRSGTSMTAGCLATLGIPMGDKLDRAVYEDFAVSALIEKGDMAAITEFANAQSETHLVWGWKLPMGYQRLDLLAEAIPQMKLIAMYRDPLAITERNRISMDMETEKTLRWAAEETVAFTDAVLKYPGPTALVSYEKALLDPEGFIDRLLGYLRCPVDHETRQAAAATIENGNAEYVMSSRPRQIDGYLDAIKGNRINGWAFDPERKLEVDVFVNGRTITRLTADSYRADLARNGKGDGHCAFEYSFEFPISVKDDVRVAVDGEVLPLLRDERR; translated from the coding sequence ATGGTCGCATTCCTGCGCGACAAACTTTTCGGCAAATCTAAGCCCCCAGCCACTAAAACCTCGGCCCTCCAGAATGATGGTTTTGTCATTCGCCAGGATCAGGATTTCGACCGGTTCGTGGTTGGCATTGTTGGCATTCCCCGATCTGGCACCTCCATGACCGCTGGTTGTCTTGCCACGCTTGGCATTCCCATGGGGGATAAGCTCGACCGCGCGGTTTATGAGGATTTCGCGGTCTCCGCCCTGATTGAGAAGGGCGATATGGCGGCAATCACCGAGTTCGCCAACGCGCAGAGTGAGACGCATCTAGTCTGGGGCTGGAAACTACCCATGGGCTATCAGCGCCTCGATTTACTGGCTGAGGCGATCCCGCAGATGAAGCTGATTGCCATGTATCGCGACCCTCTCGCGATCACGGAACGCAATCGCATCTCCATGGATATGGAGACTGAGAAGACCCTGCGCTGGGCGGCAGAGGAAACCGTAGCCTTTACCGATGCGGTTTTGAAGTATCCGGGCCCGACAGCGCTTGTGTCCTACGAGAAAGCCTTACTGGACCCAGAGGGGTTCATTGATCGCTTGCTCGGTTACCTGCGATGTCCGGTTGATCATGAAACACGGCAGGCGGCGGCCGCCACGATTGAGAATGGCAACGCCGAATATGTCATGTCATCGCGCCCACGACAGATTGACGGCTATCTTGATGCGATTAAGGGCAATCGCATCAACGGGTGGGCGTTCGACCCTGAGCGGAAGCTTGAGGTGGATGTGTTCGTCAACGGTCGCACGATCACGCGTTTGACAGCGGATAGTTACCGGGCCGATCTGGCGCGCAACGGCAAGGGCGATGGCCATTGTGCCTTCGAATACAGCTTCGAATTCCCGATTTCCGTGAAGGATGACGTCCGGGTGGCTGTCGATGGTGAGGTGCTGCCCCTGCTTCGGGATGAGCGGCGTTAG
- the uvrC gene encoding excinuclease ABC subunit UvrC yields the protein MTSTPNDQETETRADKATRPVVSLTHGQEVIRDTAKRLPDSPGVYRMIDAHEEVLYVGKARSLKKRVITYTHVNKLPNRLRRMVAETHRMEIVTTHTEVEALLLESNLIKRFRPRFNILLRDDKSFPFILLTGDHDFPQIRKHRGSRAKEGDYYGPFASAGTVDRTIAAMQRAFLLRNCTDHVFSTRTRPCLQYHIKRCSGPCVDYVTKDEYAEQVKLAKSFLSGESRAAQEFFAAEMQKASENLEFEVAARFRDRIRALTAIQSHQEVNVPGLGDADIHALAQQGGETCIQVFFFRSGQNYGNRAYFPAHDKDESTADVLAAFIAQFYDNKPAPKRLLLSEEPSETELLTEALSMRAGYKVEVTAPQRGDKRKLVDRALTNAKDALARRLAESASQRRLLEGLAELLDLEQPPERIEVYDNSHISGTDAVGGMIVAGPEGFTKNSYRKFNIKDQELEPGDDYGMMREVMQRRFSRAQKEDPDRTQGQWPNLVIIDGGLGQLNAVMGVLEELGITDLPLVSVAKGPDRNAGREKFFLPNKAPFQLPINDPVLFFVQRLRDEAHRFAIGSHRARRQNKISQSPLDDIPGIGPSRKRALLLHFGSARSVKRAGLSDLESVEGISKTVAKKIYDHFHGHPE from the coding sequence ATGACCTCAACCCCCAACGATCAAGAGACCGAAACCAGGGCTGACAAAGCGACACGCCCGGTGGTGAGTCTTACCCATGGTCAGGAGGTTATTCGTGACACGGCCAAGCGGTTACCCGACAGCCCCGGCGTCTATCGGATGATCGATGCCCATGAGGAGGTGCTCTATGTCGGTAAGGCGCGCAGCCTGAAAAAACGGGTCATCACCTACACCCATGTAAACAAGCTGCCGAACCGGTTGCGACGCATGGTGGCTGAGACCCACCGGATGGAGATCGTCACCACCCATACCGAGGTTGAGGCGCTGCTGCTTGAGAGCAACCTGATCAAGCGGTTCCGCCCACGCTTCAACATCCTGCTGCGCGACGATAAGAGCTTCCCGTTCATCCTACTGACCGGTGACCACGACTTCCCACAGATCCGTAAGCATCGGGGCAGCCGCGCTAAGGAAGGCGACTATTACGGCCCCTTTGCCTCTGCTGGCACGGTGGACCGGACCATCGCCGCCATGCAGCGGGCGTTCCTGCTGCGCAACTGCACGGACCATGTCTTCTCAACCCGCACCCGGCCTTGCCTGCAGTACCACATCAAACGCTGCTCCGGCCCCTGCGTTGATTACGTGACCAAGGATGAGTATGCGGAGCAGGTAAAGCTGGCGAAATCGTTCTTGAGTGGTGAGAGCCGCGCTGCCCAAGAATTCTTTGCCGCTGAAATGCAGAAGGCATCGGAGAACCTAGAGTTCGAGGTGGCCGCCCGCTTCCGCGACCGTATTCGCGCGCTGACAGCCATCCAATCGCATCAGGAGGTCAATGTGCCTGGCCTGGGCGATGCAGACATCCACGCCCTTGCCCAGCAGGGTGGTGAGACCTGCATCCAGGTCTTCTTCTTCCGCTCAGGCCAGAACTACGGCAACCGGGCCTACTTCCCAGCGCATGATAAGGATGAGAGCACAGCCGACGTCCTGGCGGCCTTTATCGCCCAGTTCTACGACAACAAACCGGCGCCAAAGCGCCTGCTGCTGTCGGAGGAGCCAAGCGAGACAGAACTGCTGACCGAGGCCCTATCCATGCGTGCCGGGTATAAGGTTGAGGTCACGGCCCCCCAACGGGGCGACAAGCGTAAGCTGGTCGACCGGGCGCTGACCAATGCCAAGGATGCCCTCGCCCGCCGATTGGCAGAAAGCGCCTCCCAACGCCGCCTGCTTGAAGGCTTGGCCGAGTTGCTGGACCTGGAACAGCCGCCAGAGCGGATCGAGGTTTACGATAACTCCCACATCAGCGGGACCGATGCGGTGGGCGGTATGATCGTGGCTGGGCCCGAGGGCTTTACCAAGAACAGCTACCGCAAGTTCAACATAAAAGACCAAGAGCTAGAGCCGGGCGATGATTACGGCATGATGCGTGAGGTCATGCAGCGCCGCTTCAGCCGCGCACAAAAGGAAGACCCTGACCGTACTCAAGGCCAGTGGCCAAATCTGGTCATCATCGATGGGGGTCTCGGCCAGCTGAACGCTGTGATGGGCGTGTTGGAGGAGTTGGGCATCACTGACCTACCCTTAGTCAGCGTTGCTAAAGGCCCTGATCGCAATGCGGGGCGAGAGAAGTTCTTCCTGCCGAATAAGGCCCCATTCCAACTACCGATTAATGATCCGGTGCTGTTCTTCGTTCAGCGCCTGCGGGATGAAGCCCACCGCTTCGCCATCGGCAGCCACCGCGCCCGGCGGCAGAACAAGATTAGCCAGTCGCCCCTGGATGACATCCCCGGCATTGGGCCATCGCGCAAACGCGCCCTACTGCTCCATTTCGGCTCTGCCCGCTCAGTCAAACGTGCGGGTTTGAGCGATCTTGAGAGTGTTGAGGGGATCAGCAAGACGGTGGCGAAGAAGATCTACGACCACTTCCACGGTCATCCGGAATAG
- a CDS encoding SDR family NAD(P)-dependent oxidoreductase, whose product MAEQPTVLVTGAARRIGRFIALAYARRGWHVAMHYRTDGDEVGKTAQEIEQAGGSATPIQADLEERYGVQSLIEAMEGVASWQSLVNSAAIFERDRTESLTDESWDRHQAINLFAPTKLSQAFAAQVSNQANEQANNLIVNIIDSKMHRPNQHFISYSASKASLWYLTQAMALDLAPSIRVNAIGPGPTLVAPGHTQEAFERSVETLPLARAPSEAEFDSAIGFMLEARSFTGQMLSLDGGAHLGWVPHGRAMKLPS is encoded by the coding sequence ATGGCAGAGCAGCCCACCGTCCTGGTGACCGGCGCCGCACGTCGCATCGGGCGCTTTATCGCCCTCGCCTATGCCAGGCGTGGATGGCATGTGGCCATGCATTACCGGACCGATGGCGATGAGGTTGGGAAAACCGCCCAGGAGATCGAGCAGGCTGGCGGCAGCGCCACCCCCATTCAAGCGGATTTGGAAGAGCGGTATGGCGTCCAATCACTGATCGAAGCCATGGAGGGGGTGGCGAGCTGGCAATCCCTGGTGAATTCAGCCGCTATCTTTGAGCGTGATCGCACCGAAAGCCTCACCGATGAGAGCTGGGATCGCCATCAGGCCATTAACCTGTTTGCCCCGACCAAGCTAAGCCAAGCCTTCGCCGCCCAGGTCAGCAACCAAGCGAATGAGCAGGCCAACAATCTGATCGTCAACATCATCGATTCAAAGATGCATCGGCCCAATCAGCACTTCATCAGCTACTCCGCATCCAAAGCCAGCCTTTGGTATTTAACCCAAGCCATGGCCCTCGACCTCGCGCCGAGCATTCGGGTCAATGCCATTGGCCCTGGCCCTACCCTGGTGGCACCCGGTCATACCCAAGAGGCGTTTGAGCGGTCGGTTGAGACCTTGCCGCTGGCCCGGGCACCATCTGAGGCCGAGTTCGACTCGGCCATTGGCTTCATGCTTGAGGCTCGTTCATTCACCGGTCAGATGCTGTCATTGGACGGGGGTGCGCATCTTGGTTGGGTGCCCCATGGCCGCGCGATGAAACTGCCCAGCTAA